A stretch of DNA from Lodderomyces elongisporus chromosome 4, complete sequence:
CTGTGTTTGGGTCCTCAAACTGGCTCTTTATGGAGAGGAATGTTTCGAAAAGactaaaaacaacaaataataAGCTTGCACCTTGAAACGTAGAAGAATAATAAGGAGCAGGAAGAATGAAACAAAGGCTCACGTCCCCTAAATACCCCCTAATTTTGATGTcgctttttttctatttagtttatattttttattttttatttttttatttttttattttttcatgtGAAAGTTAAGGACCCCCTGTCGTATGCTTTACTTTGacccctctctctcttctttataATTTTAACTTTTCTCCCTTAATCCCACATTCACCTCCCCTTACTATACATCTTTCCCCACCATAATTCTCGAATTcaaaatttcaacaaaataTGTTCAAATCGTATATTATGTGAATCTTTTCATTATAAAAATAGTCTCCTTAATCCAATCCACACTACTGCTAAAGAAAAGTGAATtttccaccaccaccaccacctcctCCTTTTTCTCCACTACACCCCCCCTACTTTATGAACCAGAATATTCTGTTGACTATATTCCAATTAGAAACTGTTCACATCAATATTTTATCATATTACTAAACTTTCTGCCAGTTATCACATTCACCAGCTTATCCCCCCACCCCAATGTCACTTGAGCAACAAGAAATTAAACTTCACAATGGGAAACGTGTATTCACAACATTGAGCAATCTTTCACAAACAGCAATTGTGGGTCAGAAATTTAACCGTgtgatttttctttttcatggGTTCCCCGATGTCAATACTACATTCAATAAAATCTGGCCCCTTTTGATTGACCACTACAACTCCCTCAATGAACCTGTTTTGATATTAGCTCCAAAGCTTAGGGGATACGAAAAGTCTAGCATTGGCCCTGAAGGAGAATACATGTTGCCTTACTTGGCTGATGATGTGAAAGCATGGATCCATGAAGTTAATCCAGAGCTCAACAAACCTGTAAACATAGTTGGCCATGACTGGGGTGCAATTCTAGGCTTCAAGTTTGCCAACATGTATCCTGACCTTGTGACTTCGATGGTTTGTATGGCAATTCCATATTTGGCAAATGTCAATCCATTGGAGTTGGTATGGTATGCACCAGAACAATTGTACTTGTCAACATATTTCTTCACCATGCAATATGCCTATTTCTACAAGGACAAGTTGACCCAAGATAATGAATATTTGACCAAATTGTGGCAATATTGGTCACCCGGTTACAAAGCAACTCAAGCAGAGATTAACGAGATACGTGAGGCTTTTGCTAAAGATGGCGTTGTTGATGCAGTTACAGCCTATTACCGCCACCTCTTTCGACCATTTTCCCTCAAAAAATCGAGATGGCCAGTCGACTTCACAAAAGTGCCTACTTTGGTACTAATGGGCGAAGATGATGGATGTATGTCTAAAAGACTCGCTTACttggaagaaagaaaattaaaacaataTGGTGAAAAAGCTAAAGTCAAGTTGTTACCACAAGCTGGTCACTTTTTGCAAAGAGAACAACCTAAAATCGTTGCTGATCTGGTTGTTGAATTTCTAGACCAATGGAGCAAATAAACAGAAGGAAAGAGatacagagagagagagagagaaaaaaaaaattatcagATAAATAACAAGTCAAGTGTTATTAATTTGATGGATAGTtgccttttgtttttgtttttgtttttcctttttcctttttcctttttcctttttcttttttctttttctttttttgggttgatattttttattattattctctttacttttattcATCCTTATTTGATAAACAATGTAtgtaatatatatatatatatttgtccATTATCCTTGCTCAAATTTAAGCTGAAATATCATTCACTTCTCCGTTGGCGTACATCATACTCTCATCTTCAACAGTGGTTGTTATATCGATATCCTGGAGTGGAGCACTAGATCTGAGCTCAGATTGTAATTTTAATAATTGAAGTTTACCCTTGATAGCATATAAATGTGGCATCACCTTGAGTCCAGCTTTGAGCTGTGTCTGTATATTCTTAACTGAAATATTTGGATTGCGTGCAAATGAACCACCATGCACCAACAAAACCCATTTGAGCCAGAGACTTAATGTAAAATTGCTAGTCACGTTCTCTTCCATCACAGTGCTGATAAcagaaaacaatttttcacTTTGCTCAACTGACAAAACTGTCACCACATCTCTAATATCGTCGCTTTCAGAAGCTGAAGAACAAACTAGTAAAATGTTCTCGGCATCCGGTATTTCTTCACCCAAACTTTTCGTCAAGCTACTGATGAGAGACTCCTTGTCCAAAGGATTCACATTATTTTGGCTTGGTAAATCAATCAAGGTGTTTGTAACGTTTTTTGTACGTATTACAGATGCTCCACTCCCATTCTCTGCATTGATTTGTGACTGATCAATTGAAAATGCACCAGCATGAAAGTCCTCATTATCGTCATTCCAAATAAACAAAGGAGTGCTGTTGATTGCAAACACATTGGTaatgtatttgtttgtatGGATTGTGTTGAAATGTTTCCCAGAACTAGTGAAAATGTCAAGTGCAGATTCCCCTGCGGTCACTAAATAAGATTCATCATCAAGTTGCAAGCTGCCCACATATCTATTTATACTCCTTTTATCGTTTTCGTTTGCAACAAGTTCCCGAGTGTCGCCTGTTTTGGTATCGAAAATAAAAGTCGATTTACCATCGCTTAAAATACACATATCCTGCAAAAAGTTTTCTACTTTTGTAAATTCCACAGGACAAGTaaatgttttgcttttagcaaacttgttctttgtaattgaaccaatATCGATCTGCTTACCATCACCAACATATACTTTTCCATCGACTATGGCCAAGCTATCGAATCCCGACACTTTGATTTTAGTAGACTTTCCAGTAACGGCATTGATCTGGTAAAGATCTCGCAGCTTGTTCACCCCGTATATGTTTTCTTCCTCGTATGCTACTACTTTATTTAGCTGAAACTCTTGAGCTGATGTTATAGTGTTGATGATGGAGTTTGACAACCATGAGATGACCTGTACCTCGCCAGACTCTAAAATCGCAGCCAAGAGATACTCATCGGCATCAGTGCCACcagtatttttttgctgcGTTCCATTCACAGCACGcttttttgaaactttGCTACTAGAAGTTGTGCTTTTGGATCGAAACTGGATATCCATAATTGTCCCATCAATAAAGATGGATCCTGCGAGTGTGCACTCTGCATTAGATGAGGAGGAGGTGGAGGACGAAGATGGGGACGAGGCAGTAATTTCGTAAAATTGAATTTCATCTTTATCATTTCTGTGAACGACTTTAGCTATTcgattttggaaaatacaATATGTGAATGTCATCTGGATGTGTTTCGACAAGGAGGCAGATTATAATGATTATGAAAAGTTGAGATGTATAATGGAGTAGAATTTTGCGGTGtataaatttaaaaaaaaggtttgatataacaatgtttttttttctgttttttttctctttttctctctttctctctttctctacactatatatatatttttttatatataaattcacatatatacatgtatacacattttttttttgctgcgTAAAGAAAGTTGAGATGAGCGAGAATGAGATGTCTCTTCGATGTCTACACTTTGGAAATATGCGCTAAAAAAAGGTTCCGATAATGGTGGTATagatacaaatacaaactaGAAGGATCTTCTAGAAAggaagtttttttttttaaaaaaatatgtagAAGGTATATTTATCATGTTTCTTTAGCAgcactttttctttttctttt
This window harbors:
- the UTP9 gene encoding small (ribosomal) subunit (SSU) processosome (contains U3 snoRNA), which translates into the protein MTFTYCIFQNRIAKVVHRNDKDEIQFYEITASSPSSSSTSSSSNAECTLAGSIFIDGTIMDIQFRSKSTTSSSKVSKKRAVNGTQQKNTGGTDADEYLLAAILESGEVQVISWLSNSIINTITSAQEFQLNKVVAYEEENIYGVNKSRDLYQINAVTGKSTKIKVSGFDSLAIVDGKVYVGDGKQIDIGSITKNKFAKSKTFTCPVEFTKVENFLQDMCILSDGKSTFIFDTKTGDTRELVANENDKRSINRYVGSLQLDDESYLVTAGESALDIFTSSGKHFNTIHTNKYITNVFAINSTPLFIWNDDNEDFHAGAFSIDQSQINAENGSGASVIRTKNVTNTLIDLPSQNNVNPLDKESLISSLTKSLGEEIPDAENILLVCSSASESDDIRDVVTVLSVEQSEKLFSVISTVMEENVTSNFTLSLWLKWVLLVHGGSFARNPNISVKNIQTQLKAGLKVMPHLYAIKGKLQLLKLQSELRSSAPLQDIDITTTVEDESMMYANGEVNDISA
- a CDS encoding uncharacterized protein (MEROPS:MER0031617), giving the protein MSLEQQEIKLHNGKRVFTTLSNLSQTAIVGQKFNRVIFLFHGFPDVNTTFNKIWPLLIDHYNSLNEPVLILAPKLRGYEKSSIGPEGEYMLPYLADDVKAWIHEVNPELNKPVNIVGHDWGAILGFKFANMYPDLVTSMVCMAIPYLANVNPLELVWYAPEQLYLSTYFFTMQYAYFYKDKLTQDNEYLTKLWQYWSPGYKATQAEINEIREAFAKDGVVDAVTAYYRHLFRPFSLKKSRWPVDFTKVPTLVLMGEDDGCMSKRLAYLEERKLKQYGEKAKVKLLPQAGHFLQREQPKIVADSVVEFLDQWSK